In one window of Megalops cyprinoides isolate fMegCyp1 chromosome 24, fMegCyp1.pri, whole genome shotgun sequence DNA:
- the LOC118771124 gene encoding insulin-like growth factor-binding protein 1: MQGLSFRLLWVKVVFAGLLSLAPVLGSPVLGSEPIRCAPCTPEKLSECPAVAPDCEEAVREPGCGCCLTCALKKGDLCGVYTAHCGTGLRCVPRPGDTKPLWSLTKGQAVCTEIERNPAPPLSDNGEMNAEAIADHGFPHYLMGLKPFDPRDASEAQESMKAKLNAIRKTLAGQGPCHAELQIALERIAASQQKLGDKFTTFYLPNCDKNGFYKAKQCETSLEGEAARCWCVSSWNGKSIRSSADLLGDSECQQELTH, translated from the exons ATGCAAGGATTATCTTTCAGGCTCTTGTGGGTGAAGGTAGTGTTCGCAGGCCTTCTGTCTCTCGCTCCGGTGCTCGGCTCGCCGGTGTTGGGCTCCGAGCCCATTCGCTGTGCGCCTTGCACCCCGGAGAAGCTGAGCGAATGCCCAGCGGTTGCGCCGGACTGTGAGGAGGCGGTGCGTGAGCCGGGCTGCGGGTGCTGCCTCACCTGCGCATTGAAGAAGGGGGATTTATGCGGAGTGTACACCGCGCACTGCGGCACTGGGCTGCGCTGCGTGCCACGACCCGGAGACACAAAACCCCTCTGGTCCCTGACCAAAGGACAAGCCGTCTGCACTGAAATTGAGCGAAACCCAGCTCCTCCACTTTcag ACAATGGTGAAATGAACGCAGAGGCGATAGCAGACCACGGCTTCCCGCATTATTTGATGGGACTGAAGCCGTTTGATCCGAGAGACGCGTCGGAGGCGCAGGAGAGCATGAAAGCCAAGCTCAATGCCATACGGAAGACACTGGCGGGTCAG GGTCCCTGCCATGCGGAGCTGCAGATAGCCCTTGAAAGGATCGCCGCGTCCCAGCAGAAGCTTGGGGACAAGTTCACCACGTTTTACCTGCCCAACTGCGACAAGAATGGGTTTTACAAAGCCAAGCAG TGTGAGACATCGCTAGAGGGAGAGGCAGCCCGCTGCTGGTGCGTGTCCTCCTGGAACGGCAAGAGTATCCGGAGCTCTGCTGATTTGCTCGGGGACTCCGAGTGCCAGCAGGAACTTACTCACTAG